The proteins below are encoded in one region of Anguilla anguilla isolate fAngAng1 chromosome 3, fAngAng1.pri, whole genome shotgun sequence:
- the LOC118223926 gene encoding aquaporin-8-like, producing the protein MSALPAGPGKGDCEKGERKKSSGGRSGYDTYVLPCVAEFFGTGLFVFTGCASLIENSPGTGRLQPAVAHGFALAISVAITAGVSGGHMNPAVSLGAALCGGLNVFLLIPFWAAQFCGGLVGAGLARAVSSDARFINASGGAFTSIKTDEQVAGALVAEIVMTFYLVLTVCMSAINKQSKTPLAPFCIGLTLTVAILGGGGVSGACLNPARALGPAVVANYWPYHWVYWVGPLIAAVIVGVVLRLLLGDPGIRLVMKTETFA; encoded by the exons ATGTCTGCCCTGCCAGCCGGGCCCGGTAAGGGGGATtgtgaaaagggagagaggaagaaaagcagCGGTGGTCGTAGCGGGTACGACACGTACGTGCTGCCGTGCGTGGCCGAGTTTTTCGGGACTGGCCTCTTCGTATTCACCGGCTGCGCTTCGCTGATCGAAAACTCTCCGGGAACTGGCAGGCTTCAACCGGCCGTCGCGCATGGATTTGCGCTTGCTATTTCTGTGGCCATTACGGCAGGAGTGAG TGGTGGACACATGAACCCTGCGGTGTCGCTGGGAGCAGCCTTGTGTGGAGGTCTGAATGTCTTCCTGCTTATTCCCTTTTGGGCGGCGCAGTTCTGCGGAGGGCTGGTCGGGGCTGGCTTAGCACGG GCGGTGTCATCGGACGCACGCTTCATCAACGCGTCGGGCGGAGCCTTCACCTCCATCAAGACCGACGAGCAGGTGGCCGGCGCCCTGGTGGCCGAGATCGTCATGACGTTCTACCTGGTGCTCACCGTGTGCATGAGCGCCATCAACAAGCAGAGCAAGACGCCCCTCGCCCCCTTCTGCATCGGGCTCACGCTCACCGTCGCCATTCTGGGAGG GGGTGGGGTGTCGGGTGCCTGTCTGAACCCAGCCAGAGCCTTGGGCCCGGCGGTGGTGGCTAACTACTGGCCCTATCACTGGGTGTACTGGGTTGGGCCTCTCATTGCTGCAGTGATCGTAGGAGTGGTCCTCAG GCTTCTTCTCGGTGACCCAGGGATACGACTTGTCATGAAGACGGAAACTTTTGCATGA